The Budorcas taxicolor isolate Tak-1 chromosome 2, Takin1.1, whole genome shotgun sequence genome window below encodes:
- the LOC128043577 gene encoding gamma-crystallin F, with the protein MGKITFYEDRGFQGRHYECSGDHSNLQPYFSRCNSIRVDSGCWMIYEQPNFQGPQYFLRRGDYPDYQQWMGLSDSVRSCRLIPHTGSHRLRIYEREDYRGQMVEITEDCSSLHDRFHFSEIHSFNVLEGWWVLYEMTNYRGRQYLLRPGDYRRYHDWGATSARVGSLRRAVDFY; encoded by the exons ATGGGGAAG ATCACCTTCTACGAGGACCGGGGCTTCCAGGGCCGCCACTATGAGTGCAGCGGCGACCACTCCAACCTGCAGCCTTACTTCAGCCGCTGCAACTCCATCCGCGTGGACAGCGGCTGCTGGATGATCTACGAGCAGCCCAACTTCCAGGGCCCCCAGTACTTCCTGCGGCGCGGCGACTACCCCGACTACCAGCAGTGGATGGGCCTCAGCGACTCGGTCCGCTCCTGCCGCCTCATCCCCCAC ACTGGTTCCCACCGGCTGAGGATCTATGAGCGAGAGGACTACCGAGGCCAGATGGTGGAAATCACAGAGGACTGCTCCTCACTCCACGACCGCTTCCACTTCAGTGAGATCCACTCCTTCAATGTGCTGGAGGGCTGGTGGGTCCTCTACGAGATGACCAACTACCGGGGGCGGCAGTACCTGCTGCGGCCGGGGGATTACAGGCGCTACCACGACTGGGGGGCTACAAGTGCCCGAGTGGGCTCCTTGAGGAGGGCTGTGGATttctactga